Sequence from the Pirellulales bacterium genome:
CGGGCAGGCCGACGTGCGCGGCGTGGCCGGCACCTGGAAGGACCTCACCGACAGCGTGAACTTCATGGCCGGCAACCTCACGGCCCAGGTGCGCAACATCGCCGCGGTGACCACCGCCGTGGCCAACGGCGACCTCTCGAAAAAGATCACCGTCGATGTGAAGGGCGAAATCTTGGAGCTGAAAGACACGATCAACACGATGGTTGATCAGCTCCGCGCGTTTGCCAGCGAAGTGACGCGCGTGGCCCGCGAAGTGGGCACCGAAGGCAAGCTCGGCGGACAGGCCGACGTGCCCGGCGTGGCCGGCACCTGGAAAGACCTGACCGACAACGTGAACTTCATGGCCGGCAATCTCACGGCCCAGGTGCGCAACATCGCCGACGTGACCAAGGCCGTGGCCGCCGGCGATCTGTCGCGCAAAATCACGGTGGACGTGAAGGGTGAAATCCTGGAGCTGAAAAACACGGTCAATACGATGGTCGATCAGCTCAGCTCCTTCGCCGCCGAAGTGACCCGCGTGGCCCGCGAGGTGGGCACCGAAGGAAAACTGGGCGGTCAGGCCGACGTGCGCGGCGTGGCCGGCACCTGGAAGGACCTCACCGACAGCGTGAATTCGATGGCCGGCAACCTCACGGTGCAGTTGCGCGACGTGTCGAAGGTGGCCACGGCCATCGCCACCGGCGACTTGACGCAGAAGATCACCGTCGATGTGCGCGGCGAGATTTTGCAGATCAAGAACGTGATCAATACGATGGTCGATCAGCTCAGCTCCTTCGCCGCTGAAGTGACCCGCGTGGCCCGCGAAGTGGGCACCGAAGGAAAGCTCGGCGGTCAGGCCGACGTGCGCGGCGTGGCCGGCACCTGGAAAGACCTGACCGACAGCGTGAACTTCATGGCCGGCAACCTCACCGGGCAGGTGCGCAACATCGCCGCCGTGACCACGGCCGTGGCCAACGGCGACCTCTCCAAGAAAATCACCGTGCCCGTGCGCGGAGAAATTCTGGAACTGAAAGACACGATCAATACGATGGTCGATCAGCTCAACTCGTTCGCCAGCGAAGTGACCCGCGTGGCCCGTGAAGTGGGCACCGAAGGCAAGCTCGGTGGCCAAGCCGACGTGCGCGGCGTGGCCGGCACCTGGAAAGACCTGACCGACAGCGTGAACTCGATGGCCGGCAACCTCACCGGGCAGGTGCGCAACATCGCCGCCGTGACCACGGCCGTGGCCAACGGCGACTTGTCGAAGAAAATCACCGTCGATGTTAAGGGCGAGATTCTGGAGCTGAAGAACACGATCAATACGATGGTCGATCAGCTCCGCTCGTTCGCCAGCGAAGTCACGCGTGTGGCCCGCGAAGTAGGCACCGAAGGCAAGCTCGGTGGCCAGGCCGACGTGAAGGGCGTGGCCGGCACCTGGAAAGACCTGACTGACAGCGTGAACTTCATGGCCGGCAACCTCACCGGCCAGGTGCGCAACATCGCCGACGTGACCAAAGCCGTGGCCGCCGGCGACTTGTCGAAGAAAATCACCGTCGATGTGAAGGGCGAGATTTTGGAGCTGAAGAACACGGTCAATACGATGGTCGATCAGCTCAACTCGTTCGCCAGCGAAGTGACCCGCGTGGCCCGCGAAGTGGGCACCGAGGGAAAACTGGGCGGCCAGGCCGATGTGAAGGGCGTGGCCGGCACCTGGAAAGACCTGACCGACAACGTGAACTTCATGGCCGGCAACCTCACCAGCCAGGTGCGCAATATCGCCGACGTGACCAAAGCCGTGGCCGCCGGCGACCTCTCGCGCAAGATCACGGTCGACGTGAAGGGCGAAATCCTGGAGTTGAAAGACACCATCAACACGATGGTCGATCAGCTTAACTCGTTCGCCAGCGAAGTGACCCGCGTGGCCCGCGAAGTAGGCACCGAAGGGAAGTTGGGCGGCCAGGCCGACGTGAAGGGTGTGGCCGGCACCTGGAAAGATCTCACCGACAACGTGAACTTCATGGCCGGCAACCTCACCAGCCAGGTGCGCAACATCGCGGTCGTGGTCACCGCCGTGGCCAACGGCGACCTGACGCGCAAGCTGGCGGTCGATGCCAAGGGCGAAATCGCCGCGCTGGCCGACACGATCAACGGCATGATCGACACGCTGGCCACGTTTGCCGACCAGGTGACCACGGTGGCCCGCGAAGTGGGCGTCGAAGGCAAGCTCGGCGGTCAGGCCAGCGTGCCCGGCGCCGCCGGCACGTGGAAAGACCTCACCGACAACGTGAACCAGCTCGCCAACAATCTCACCACCCAGGTGCGTGCCATCGCCGAAGTGGCCACCGCCGTGACCAAGGGCGACCTGACGCGCAGCATCACGGTCGAAGCGTTCGGCGAAGTGGCCGAGTTGAAGAACAACATCAACGAAATGATCGTGAACCTCAAGGACACGACGCTCAAGAACAACGAGCAAGATTGGCTCAAGACCAACATGGCCAAGTTCAGCCGCATGTTGCAGGGCCAAAAGGACCTGCTGGCGGTGGGCCGCTTGATCTTGTCGGAACTGGCCCCGGTGGTTTCGGCCCAGCAGGGCGCCTTCTACACGATGGACGTGACGGGCGAAGATCCGGTGCTCAAGCTGCTGGCCAGCTACGCCTACAAAGAACGCAAGAACATCGACAACGTGTTCAAGATGGGCGAGGGCCTGGTGGGCCAGTGCGCCCTGGAGAAGGAGAAAATCCTGCTCACGAACGTTCCGGCCGACTACATCAAGATCACCTCCGGCCTGGGCGAAGCGTCGCCGCTGAACGTGATCGTCATCCCCATCGTGTTCGAAGGGCAAGTCAAGGCGGTGATGGAGCTGGCGTCGTTCGACCGCTTCAGCCCCACGCACGAGACCTTCCTCGATCAGTTGACCGAGAGCATCGGCATCGTGCTCAACACCATCGAGGCCAACACCCGCACGGAAGACCTGCTCAAGCAGTCGCAATCGCTGGCCCGCGAGCTGACGACGCAGCAACAAGAGTTGCAGCTCACCAACCAGCAGTTGGGCGAAAAGGCGCAACTGCTCGCCCAGCAGAACGTGGAAGTGGAGCGCAAGAACCAGGAAGTCGAGCAGGCCCGCCGCGCATTGGAAGAGAAGGCCACGCAGTTGGCCCTCACCACGAAGTACAAATCGGAATTCATGGCCAACATGTCGCACGAGCTGCGGACGCCGCTCAACAGCTTGTTGATCCTTTCCGATCAGCTTGCCCGCAACACCGAGGCAAATCTCAACCCGCGGCAAGTCGAGTTCGCCCAGACGATCCACGCTTCGGGCAACGACCTGCTCTCGCTGATCAACGACATTTTAGACATCTCGAAGATCGAGTCCGGCACGGTCGTTCTCGACGTGGGGGACATCAGCTTCCGCGATCTGCACGATTACGTCGAGCGGAGCTTCCGCCACGTGGCCGAAAGCAAGCGGCTGGGCTTCAGCCTCAGTTTCGCGCCCGATCTGCCGTTTGCCTTGCAGACCGACGTCAAGCGCTTGCAGCAGGTCATCAAGAACCTGCTGTCGAACGCCTTCAAATTCACCGAGCGGGGTGTGGTCTCGTTCCACGTGGCGACGGCCCGTGCCGGCTTCAGCACCGAGAACGATACGCTCCGCCGAGCGCCGTGCGTGCTGGCGATTTCGGTCTCCGACACGGGCATCGGCATCCCGGCCGACAAGCAGCAACTCATCTTCGAGGCCTTCCAGCAGGCCGACGGCAGCACCAACCGCAAATACGGCGGCACCGGTCTGGGTCTGGCGATCAGCCGCGAGATCGCCAATCTGCTGGGCGGTGAGATCCGCCTGCAAAGCGAGCCGGGCAAGGGGAGCACCTTCACCCTTTACCTGCCGCAGGTCTATGTGCCGGCCAAGCCGGTGCGCCGCGAGCTGACTCCCGCGATGCATAAGGCCAAGGCTTCGGCGCAGCTCATCGAGGCCGAGGCGGCCTTGGCGGCCGAAGAGGACGCTGAACTCGGCCCCGCCACGATCGAAGTGGACGACGACCGCGACCGCCTGCAAGCCAGCGACAAAGTGGCTTTGATCGTGGAAAACGACCCCATTTTCGCGCGCCTGATGTTGGAGGTCGCCCGCGAGGACGGCTTCAAAGCGGTGGTCGCCGCGCGCGGCGCCGAAGCGCTGATTCTCGTTCACCAGCTCCGCGTACACGCCGTCACACTCGATATCCACTTGCCCGACATCGACGGCTGGCGCGTTTTGGCTCAGTTGAAGGAAGACCTCTACACGCGCCATATACCGGTCTACATCGTGACCACCGAAGAAGAACGCGAACGCGGGCTGAAGATGGGCGCCATCGGCGCGTTGGCCAAGCCGCTGCAGCGGAGAGACGATCTGGGGCCGGTGTTCGACCGCTTGCGCGCGGCGGCCGCGCCGGGCCTGAAGACGCTGTTGATCGTCGGTCCCGACGACGCGCGCCGCGCCGAGATCGTCGATCTTGTCGCCGGCGACGACATTCAAACGATCGCCATCAACTTCGGCGACGCGGCGCTGGGCGCGTTGAAAGCACAATGTCCGACTTGTGCGGTCGTTCTGACGGCCGGATCGCCGCGGCGGCTGTTCGAGTTCTTGGAGGCGATTCGACGCCTGCCGGAGCTGGAAAACCTGCCGACGATTGCGGAAGTCGACGACGAGCTGTCGATCGAAGACGAACAGCGCTTGAAGCGGCTGGCACAAACGATGGTGGTCAAAGACGTCCGCTCGCCCGAACGGTTGGTCGACGAGGTCGCCTTGTTTTTGCACCGCCCGGTGGAGCTGCTGCCGCAGGCCCGCCGTGAAATGTTGGAACGGCTGCACCGGGCCGAAGCCGTGTTGGCCGGCAAGAAAGTGTTGCTGGTCGACGACGACATCCGTAACATCTTCGCCATGACCAGTGTTTTGGAACGGCACGCCATGCAGGTCTTTTCGGCGGAGACGGGCACGGCGGCACTCGACTTGTTGAACGGCATGCCCGATATGGACGTCGTGCTCATGGACATCATGATGCCGCACATGGACGGATATGATACGATGCGGGCCATCCGTGCCTCGGAGCAGTTCAGTTCGTTGCCGATCATTGCCTTGACGGCCAAGGCCATGAAGGGCGACCGCGAGAAGTGCATTGAGGCCGGCGCGTCGGATTACATCGCCAAGCCGGTCGATACCGAGCACCTGTTGGCGATGCTGCGTGTGTGGCTACATAGATAGTGGTCAGGGTTCAGGGTTCAGGGTTCAGGGTTTTGGACTTGGGTCTTGGGACTTGGGTCTTGGGTCTTGGAAGGCAACGCGATCCCTCATCCCTCATCTGAACCCTGAACCCTGAACCCCGAACCCCGAACCCTGAACCCCGTGACCGACGAAGAGCTAGGCGTCCTGATCGTCGATGATCGTCACGACAAGCTGCTGGCGCTGTCGGCGGCCTTGGCCGACGTCTGTCCGCACATCGCCACCGCCGACTCGGGACGCGCCGCGCTGAAGCTGCTGCTGGAACGCAGCTTCGCCGTGATCCTGCTCGATGTGAACATGCCCGGCATGGACGGGTTCGAGACGGCCACCCTCATTCGGCAGCGGCAGCGGTCGGAATCGACGCCGATTATTTTCATCACGTCGTTCGGCGACGACATGCACGTCAGCCGCGGCTACTCGCTGGGCGCCGTCGATTACATCCTGGCCCCGGTGGTGCCCGAAGTTCTTCGCACCAAGGTCATGGTGTTTCTCGACCTGGCGCGAAAGACGCGCGAGGTCGAGCTGCAGGCGCGGCGGCTGGCGCATCGCGCGGAGCAACTGCACAAATTATCGGAGGCCTCGCTGGCGATCCATTCGGCCATGTCGATGGAAAAGATGCTGCAGGTCATCACCGACACGGCCCGCGAGATCATCGGCGCCCACCGGGCCACGGCGGTGACCACGTGGGACCAGAACTGGGCCCGCTGCAAGACGACTCTTTCCCTGTCGCCGGAATTCGAACCGCGGCGGCCGCTGCTGTCGCCGTCGAGCGGCTGCGAGCTGCACACGTTGTGGCTGGCGCTGGGCCGCGCCGGCCGGCTTTCGTCGGCCGAGTTGCTGGCGCATCCGGCCTGGCACTCGCTGGGGCGATCGTTGTGCGATCTCGGCCAGCCGCCGGATTGGTTGGCCGCTCCTTTGACGGGGCGCGACGGCCGCGATATGGGCCTGTTGCACGTCTGCGGCAGGTGCCAGGGCGATTTCACGCCCGAAGACGAAGCGGTGCTGCTGCAGCTCGCCCAGATGGCGTCGATCGCCATCGAAAACACGCTCAACAGCGAGGCCCGCGAAGCGAACCGCATCAAGGACGAGTTTCTGGCGACGCTGTCCCACGAGCTGCGAACGCCGCTCACCGCCATGCTCGGCTGGACGCAGCTTTTGCGCAGCGGCGCGCTGACCGCCGACGAAGAGGTCCGCGGCCTGGAGATTATCGAGCGCAATGTGCTCGCGCAGGCCAAGCTGATCGACGACCTGCTCGACGTCTCGCGGATCATCACGGGCAAGCTGCGATTGAACGTGCGGCCGTTGTCGCTGGCTTCGGTGATCGAGGCGGCCCTGGACGTGGTGCGGCCCGCCGCCGACGCCAAGGCGATTCGCTTCGAGCCGCTGCTCGACACACGGGCCGGACACGTTACCGGCGACCCCGACCGTCTGCAGCAGGTGGTCTGGAACCTGCTGGTCAACGCCGTCAAATTCAGTCCGGTGGGCGGCACGGTCCGTGTCTCTCTGACACGACAGGGATCGTGGTCGCAGATCGAAGTCGCGGATGAAGGCGAGGGAATTGATTCCGACATCATGCCCCACATTTTCGACCGCTTTCGCCAGGCCGACAGCAGCACGCGACGCTCGCACGGCGGGTTGGGTCTGGGGCTGGCGATCGTCCGCCATGTGGTCGAGCTGCACGGCGGCAGCGTTCGCGCGGAAAGTTTGGGGACCGGCCACGGAGCCACGTTCGTCGTCGAGCTGCCGATGTCGGCGGTGGTCGCCGAGGGGCATGCGCAGCGGCCAGATACATCGGCGCCGCGGGCCGCCGCCCCGCGGGCCGAAATCGACTTGTCGGGCGTGCGCGTGCTGGTCGTCGATGACGAGCCCGACGGCCGCGAGGCCATTGCCAAAGTCCTGGCGATCTATCATGCCCAAGTGGCGACCGCCTCGTCGGCGCGAGAAGCGCTGGCCCTTTTTGCCCAGGCCCGGCCCGACGTGCTGATCAGCGACATCGGCATGCCGGAACAGGACGGCTACGATCTGATCCGCCGGGTGCGCGACCTGGCGCCCGCGGACGGCGGGCGCGTGCCGGCCATGGCCTTGACGGCTTTTGCCCGTGAGGAAGACCGACTGCGGGCGATCGAAGCGGGCTTTCAGGTTCACGCCATCAAGCCGGTGCAGCCGGCGGAGTTGGCGGCCGGCGTGGCCAAGCTTGCCGGCCGCGATGCCGCCTCGTCCGGGCCGAGCGGCGACGGACACGGCGTTTCTGCGAACCCGCTGGTTGCGGCGGGGTGACACGGCGCTGCTGGTCCCGCCTTGAGCTTGAGGGTCCTCCTCCGGCATGGGTAGCACGACAATTTGACAAAGTCTGAGCCTTGCCGTAAATTTACTGCATCAAGTAAATTTACTGCGCCACCTCTTCAACGGGCAAAGACATGGTCACCGCCAAGTCCGCGAATCCGTACCGTCCCGGCGCCGGCCACATGCCCGTCTATCTGGCCGGCCGGGAACAGGAACGAGACGAGTTTGCCCGGTTGCTGGCCCAGAAAACCGTGTTTCAAAACATGGTCTTGACCGGGCTTCGGGGCGTCGGCAAAACCGTCTTGCTCGAGACGCTGAAGCCCTTGGCCATCAAGCAAAAATGGCTGTGGGTGGGCACCGATCTTTCCGAAGCGGCCAGCATCAGCGAAGAGAGAATCGCCGTCCGCTTGATGACCGATATGTCGGTGGTCACCGCCGCACTCGTCGCCGGACGCCGCGAACTTCGCCCGATCGGCTTTCGGCGCTCCGTCTCCACGCCGGTTCCTTTGACCTTTCCGACCATGCTCGGCATCTTTCAGCAAACCCCAGGACTGATCTCCGATAAGCTCAAGGCCGTCTTGGAGTTGGTCTGGAGTTGCCTCCGCGATCAGCAGCCACGCATCCGCGGCATCGTGTTCGCCTATGACGAGGCGCAAAACATGTCGGACCATGCGGGCCGAAACGAGTTTCCGCTCTCATTGATGCTGGATGTTTTCCAGTCGATCCAAAAAAAGGAGATTCCTTTCATGCTGATGCTCGTCGGCTTGCCGACCTTGTTTCCCAAGTTGGTCGAGGCCCGGACCTACTCGGAACGAATGTTTCACATCGTGACCCTCGACCGCCTGAACGAAGCAGCGAGCCGAGACGCGATTCTCAAGCCGATTTCCGATGCGCGGTGCCCGGTCAAATTCAGTCCGGCGGGCATCAACGCGATTCTCGCGGCTTCGGGCGGGTACCCGTACTTCCTCCAATTCATCTGCCGCGAGGCGTTCGACGCCTACTTGCAAGATCTCGACAAAGGCGGCAGCCGCCTGCTGATCGGCGAGATCACGCGCAAACTCGACTCCGATTTTTTCGCCGCGCGTTGGTCCAGGGCTACCGACCGGCAAAGAACGCTGCTCGCCGTGATCGCGAACGTCGACGAGAGCGACACGGAATTCACCGTCCGTCAGATCGAAGAAAAGGCGCGCGAGCTGCTCGCGCGGCCATTCAGCAAGAGCCAGATCAGCCAGATGCTCGCGAAGCTCGCCCAGGTCGGTCTCGTGTACAAAAACCGGCACGGCAAATACGCCTTCGCGGTCCCGCTGTTGGGCCAATTCATCAAGCGGCAGATCGAGATCAATGGAGATTGGTGGGATGAGGAGTTGCGCGACCGGTGATGTTCGCGTCCAGGTAGATCCGCACCGCTTATGCCTATGTGCGTTCGTCAGGACTCAAAACGTCACGCCAGCGCTGTTCGTAGGCATCTTCGTCAGCTTGTCGTTCTTCTTCGAGTTGCTCGAAATCCTTATCGTCCAAGCCAGGGTAGCCACGCCGTTGCTGTCGCGACTTAATGTGGCTGATGGTGTCGGTAATGCTGCCATGTTGCGCCGTTTTGCTTGAAGCCGGGACGAGCACCACGGTCACCGGTCCAGGGGCGAGGTTCGGCTTTTCGTGCAACCCCAGCGTGCCGTCGCTTTTCAGCGTAGCATCGACGGTCACTTCAGGGTTTGCCGGCATGTTTGAACATCTCCATCTCCTTAAAGATAGCCCGATCCCGTCGCCCTGTCGAACTCGCCGCATTACCACGGGTTCCGCCAGTCGCCCCAGCGCTCGAGGTAGAGCTGATAAGCCCGCACGGCGCCGGCCCGCTCTTCGAGCCACACCTTGGTGGCGGCGATCCGTTGTTGCTCGTCTTCGAGCGAGAGCTGGCCGACCAGCACCCGCGTGCGCAAGAAGACGAAGTACGTGTCGAGCACGTCGCAACGGCAGTAATCGTTGATCTCGGCCAGCTTGCCGGCCTCGTACAGGTCTTGCACCATGTGGCCTTGCACGTCCATTTTGCCGGGCTTGCCGAGCAGATTGGCCGCCAGATTCAGCCCGCCCGTGAACCGCGTCGAGCCAAAGTTCGTGAGCAGCTCTTGCAGGTCGAGATGACCTTCGACGTTATAGCGATGGCGCGGCTGATCGAAACTCTTGGCGTTGAGATTGAACCAGCCCGCCAGGCTGATGCCAAAGCGGAACGCCGCCAACTCCAACAGCGGCACATCGAACGAGCGGCCGTTGAAACTGACCAGCGTCGGCCGGCCGTAGCGCTCCCAGCCGCGCCAGAAGTGCTCGGTGATCACGTGCGGGCGAAAGCTCGGCTCGTCGAGCGCCACCAGATCGAGCAGGCGATAGTCGGCCGCGACCTTGGCGATGGCCAACGACAGCGGCACCTGGAACGTATAGGGAATGAAATCGCTTTCGAACTTCGCCAACAACTCGGCCCGGTAACGGGCGACCGCGGCGGCCGGCGGCAAGTTGTCGCCGGGATAGCGCAACCGCGACACCAACTCGCCGTCGGCGATGCTTTCGATATCGAAGACGAAGTAGCGGACGTCCGACATGTTTCTGCGCATGAAAAAGGCCCGCGTAGGCGGGGCAGGTACCTACGCGAGCCAACTAACTGGGGCCTACCGCAGGCGGGGCAGGAACCTGTGGCGGGCCAACG
This genomic interval carries:
- a CDS encoding ATP-binding protein — encoded protein: MVTAKSANPYRPGAGHMPVYLAGREQERDEFARLLAQKTVFQNMVLTGLRGVGKTVLLETLKPLAIKQKWLWVGTDLSEAASISEERIAVRLMTDMSVVTAALVAGRRELRPIGFRRSVSTPVPLTFPTMLGIFQQTPGLISDKLKAVLELVWSCLRDQQPRIRGIVFAYDEAQNMSDHAGRNEFPLSLMLDVFQSIQKKEIPFMLMLVGLPTLFPKLVEARTYSERMFHIVTLDRLNEAASRDAILKPISDARCPVKFSPAGINAILAASGGYPYFLQFICREAFDAYLQDLDKGGSRLLIGEITRKLDSDFFAARWSRATDRQRTLLAVIANVDESDTEFTVRQIEEKARELLARPFSKSQISQMLAKLAQVGLVYKNRHGKYAFAVPLLGQFIKRQIEINGDWWDEELRDR
- a CDS encoding HAMP domain-containing protein, translated to MATVAPDKHSSTAGSNGNGDKVARRATRAIVGKVDNGRPASAPQSETPVHKDDGRDLLDKRQLLAALMALKKGEFRARLPSDLTGIDGKIADTFNDVIELNQRMANELERLSRVVGKEGRLSQRAAIGSLSGAWADSIASVNALIGDLVYPTTEIARVIGAVAKGDLSQTMAMETEGRPLKGEFLRTSKTVNTMVEQLSSFASEVTRVAREVGNEGKLGGQAKVKGVAGTWKDLTDSVNSMAGNLTGQVRNIAAVTTAVANGDLSKKITVDVKGEILELKNTINTMVDQLRSFASEVTRVAREVGTEGKLGGQADVPGVAGTWKDLTDNVNFMAGNLTSQVRNIADVTKAVAAGDLSRKITVDVKGEILELKNTVNTMVDQLSSFAAEVTRVAREVGTEGKLGGQADVRGVAGTWKDLTDSVNFMAGNLTAQVRNIAAVTTAVANGDLSKKITVDVKGEILELKDTINTMVDQLRAFASEVTRVAREVGTEGKLGGQADVPGVAGTWKDLTDNVNFMAGNLTAQVRNIADVTKAVAAGDLSRKITVDVKGEILELKNTVNTMVDQLSSFAAEVTRVAREVGTEGKLGGQADVRGVAGTWKDLTDSVNSMAGNLTVQLRDVSKVATAIATGDLTQKITVDVRGEILQIKNVINTMVDQLSSFAAEVTRVAREVGTEGKLGGQADVRGVAGTWKDLTDSVNFMAGNLTGQVRNIAAVTTAVANGDLSKKITVPVRGEILELKDTINTMVDQLNSFASEVTRVAREVGTEGKLGGQADVRGVAGTWKDLTDSVNSMAGNLTGQVRNIAAVTTAVANGDLSKKITVDVKGEILELKNTINTMVDQLRSFASEVTRVAREVGTEGKLGGQADVKGVAGTWKDLTDSVNFMAGNLTGQVRNIADVTKAVAAGDLSKKITVDVKGEILELKNTVNTMVDQLNSFASEVTRVAREVGTEGKLGGQADVKGVAGTWKDLTDNVNFMAGNLTSQVRNIADVTKAVAAGDLSRKITVDVKGEILELKDTINTMVDQLNSFASEVTRVAREVGTEGKLGGQADVKGVAGTWKDLTDNVNFMAGNLTSQVRNIAVVVTAVANGDLTRKLAVDAKGEIAALADTINGMIDTLATFADQVTTVAREVGVEGKLGGQASVPGAAGTWKDLTDNVNQLANNLTTQVRAIAEVATAVTKGDLTRSITVEAFGEVAELKNNINEMIVNLKDTTLKNNEQDWLKTNMAKFSRMLQGQKDLLAVGRLILSELAPVVSAQQGAFYTMDVTGEDPVLKLLASYAYKERKNIDNVFKMGEGLVGQCALEKEKILLTNVPADYIKITSGLGEASPLNVIVIPIVFEGQVKAVMELASFDRFSPTHETFLDQLTESIGIVLNTIEANTRTEDLLKQSQSLARELTTQQQELQLTNQQLGEKAQLLAQQNVEVERKNQEVEQARRALEEKATQLALTTKYKSEFMANMSHELRTPLNSLLILSDQLARNTEANLNPRQVEFAQTIHASGNDLLSLINDILDISKIESGTVVLDVGDISFRDLHDYVERSFRHVAESKRLGFSLSFAPDLPFALQTDVKRLQQVIKNLLSNAFKFTERGVVSFHVATARAGFSTENDTLRRAPCVLAISVSDTGIGIPADKQQLIFEAFQQADGSTNRKYGGTGLGLAISREIANLLGGEIRLQSEPGKGSTFTLYLPQVYVPAKPVRRELTPAMHKAKASAQLIEAEAALAAEEDAELGPATIEVDDDRDRLQASDKVALIVENDPIFARLMLEVAREDGFKAVVAARGAEALILVHQLRVHAVTLDIHLPDIDGWRVLAQLKEDLYTRHIPVYIVTTEEERERGLKMGAIGALAKPLQRRDDLGPVFDRLRAAAAPGLKTLLIVGPDDARRAEIVDLVAGDDIQTIAINFGDAALGALKAQCPTCAVVLTAGSPRRLFEFLEAIRRLPELENLPTIAEVDDELSIEDEQRLKRLAQTMVVKDVRSPERLVDEVALFLHRPVELLPQARREMLERLHRAEAVLAGKKVLLVDDDIRNIFAMTSVLERHAMQVFSAETGTAALDLLNGMPDMDVVLMDIMMPHMDGYDTMRAIRASEQFSSLPIIALTAKAMKGDREKCIEAGASDYIAKPVDTEHLLAMLRVWLHR
- a CDS encoding response regulator — protein: MTDEELGVLIVDDRHDKLLALSAALADVCPHIATADSGRAALKLLLERSFAVILLDVNMPGMDGFETATLIRQRQRSESTPIIFITSFGDDMHVSRGYSLGAVDYILAPVVPEVLRTKVMVFLDLARKTREVELQARRLAHRAEQLHKLSEASLAIHSAMSMEKMLQVITDTAREIIGAHRATAVTTWDQNWARCKTTLSLSPEFEPRRPLLSPSSGCELHTLWLALGRAGRLSSAELLAHPAWHSLGRSLCDLGQPPDWLAAPLTGRDGRDMGLLHVCGRCQGDFTPEDEAVLLQLAQMASIAIENTLNSEAREANRIKDEFLATLSHELRTPLTAMLGWTQLLRSGALTADEEVRGLEIIERNVLAQAKLIDDLLDVSRIITGKLRLNVRPLSLASVIEAALDVVRPAADAKAIRFEPLLDTRAGHVTGDPDRLQQVVWNLLVNAVKFSPVGGTVRVSLTRQGSWSQIEVADEGEGIDSDIMPHIFDRFRQADSSTRRSHGGLGLGLAIVRHVVELHGGSVRAESLGTGHGATFVVELPMSAVVAEGHAQRPDTSAPRAAAPRAEIDLSGVRVLVVDDEPDGREAIAKVLAIYHAQVATASSAREALALFAQARPDVLISDIGMPEQDGYDLIRRVRDLAPADGGRVPAMALTAFAREEDRLRAIEAGFQVHAIKPVQPAELAAGVAKLAGRDAASSGPSGDGHGVSANPLVAAG
- a CDS encoding 3'-5' exonuclease, with amino-acid sequence MSDVRYFVFDIESIADGELVSRLRYPGDNLPPAAAVARYRAELLAKFESDFIPYTFQVPLSLAIAKVAADYRLLDLVALDEPSFRPHVITEHFWRGWERYGRPTLVSFNGRSFDVPLLELAAFRFGISLAGWFNLNAKSFDQPRHRYNVEGHLDLQELLTNFGSTRFTGGLNLAANLLGKPGKMDVQGHMVQDLYEAGKLAEINDYCRCDVLDTYFVFLRTRVLVGQLSLEDEQQRIAATKVWLEERAGAVRAYQLYLERWGDWRNPW